From Thermotoga sp., one genomic window encodes:
- a CDS encoding carbohydrate ABC transporter permease — protein sequence MRPSKRLKEAVLAYLFLLPSLVVLGMFVFWPVGFSFVLSFFKWDFRNMKNPYFTGLDNYIEIFRFDYPPRYSFVFTVLNTFFHLAVAGAIVLLMIHLFRKRSLSGILSNAAVVLGYVALNLFNVENPLLSFLVASIAWSWLIYDFKRVEMRNTWLWFILFLVVFTFVELRSSLPGMVNFLLDAKDKNLFLKALTNTLYYVILSVPSQIFLSLMIALLLNSNVRLRVFFRTAYFIPFVTSVVAISLVWKWIFNDEFGLLNYILSLFHIDPISWLKDERWTIPTIAIVSVWKTVGYDAVIFLAGLQNIDRSYYEAAEVDGASSFQKFFYITWPLLSPTTFFLLIVSLIGAFKVFAEVYILYDGLPGPYNNSGMTLVYYVFDLFYRQQRMGIASAAAYILFAIILIFTFIQYRVGRKAVEYVS from the coding sequence ATGAGACCATCGAAGAGGCTGAAAGAGGCGGTTCTGGCGTATCTTTTCCTGCTTCCTTCACTCGTGGTCCTTGGTATGTTCGTCTTCTGGCCTGTTGGCTTTTCCTTCGTTTTGAGTTTTTTCAAGTGGGACTTCAGGAACATGAAGAATCCCTATTTCACAGGACTCGACAACTACATTGAAATCTTTCGTTTTGATTATCCCCCCAGGTATTCCTTCGTCTTCACCGTCCTGAACACCTTCTTCCACCTTGCCGTTGCAGGCGCAATCGTGCTTTTGATGATCCATCTGTTCAGAAAGAGATCGCTCTCCGGGATTCTTTCGAACGCAGCTGTGGTGCTCGGCTACGTTGCGCTGAACCTGTTCAACGTGGAGAATCCCCTGCTTTCCTTCCTTGTTGCCTCCATCGCCTGGTCGTGGTTGATATACGATTTCAAGCGGGTGGAGATGAGGAACACCTGGTTGTGGTTCATTCTGTTCCTGGTGGTTTTCACCTTCGTGGAACTTCGTTCCTCTCTTCCGGGAATGGTGAACTTTCTGCTTGACGCAAAAGACAAGAATCTCTTCCTCAAGGCACTGACCAACACACTCTACTACGTGATACTCAGCGTTCCTTCACAGATCTTTCTGTCTCTCATGATAGCCCTCCTTCTGAACAGCAACGTCAGACTCAGGGTCTTCTTCAGAACCGCTTACTTCATACCGTTCGTCACATCCGTTGTTGCCATATCCCTTGTCTGGAAGTGGATATTCAACGACGAGTTCGGCCTTCTGAACTACATACTTTCCCTGTTCCACATAGATCCCATCTCCTGGTTGAAGGACGAGAGGTGGACGATCCCCACGATCGCCATCGTTTCCGTCTGGAAGACCGTGGGGTACGACGCCGTGATATTCCTCGCAGGACTTCAAAACATAGACAGGTCCTACTACGAGGCGGCGGAGGTCGATGGTGCGAGTTCCTTCCAGAAGTTCTTTTACATCACCTGGCCCCTTCTGTCCCCAACGACGTTCTTCTTGCTCATCGTTTCTCTCATAGGTGCCTTCAAAGTTTTCGCGGAAGTCTACATCCTCTACGATGGACTTCCCGGCCCCTACAACAACAGCGGAATGACGCTCGTGTACTACGTGTTCGATCTGTTCTACAGACAGCAGAGGATGGGAATCGCTTCAGCGGCCGCGTACATTCTCTTTGCCATCATCCTCATCTTCACCTTCATCCAGTACAGAGTTGGAAGGAAAGCGGTCGAGTACGTGTCGTGA
- a CDS encoding ABC transporter permease subunit: MKKLVIYLLLIFGAVIMLGPFVWMVLTSFKAPSEVQQWPPKFYTKNFSFSRDVKVILKPGVQKVSRGVSLREAYALRVGKENLLTLTVNDDPFYRGTMTIPLKGARYTTKVDVEKVRELASKSPVEFSWSTPEEFFEQFFIHYRSGADPYFQRAKLINKVLGSIESSLKTISQIERFINLRIKDSVEKERFRSFLEAKKEELSVLRENVEKMKAGSTLILSDDEIRALYTILKGVNLVYTGNNPLVSVYEKRVVLPLEEVKRNISYYLEVNGFFQSIQNLTVEKNIVARVMSEKEREELFLKKIEGFPDREIVEKLLRESKKNLVESYVSLKEKEISEKYHVDLLTIATLKPVISSLISLAQENGIEEEDFSTMLKKLDTTLPESTTYRILKSKLSQLDLSGEVLDAVACYLRSVALLRKAYEDAMSSWKIVDAPGFVKEVRVKDGEVIEILLEGVPAVFLNDEPMNSVRLRFSFLEVLANIFQNYVDAWNAAPFPRYYFNTFFVASATTLLEVFTASLAAYAFSWMVFPGRDFIFGLFLATMMIPGEVLLVPNFITISKLGWIDTYYALIVPWIVSVFAIFLLRQHFLTIPGELFDAAKIDGCSHWRFLWQIVVPLSRPAVITSALLKFVGSWNAFLWVLIVTNSEEYRTLPVGLQAFSSDVGTQYNLLMAAATFSILPVVILFIFTQKYFIQGIARTGLK, translated from the coding sequence GTGAAGAAGCTGGTCATCTACCTTCTTCTCATATTCGGTGCCGTTATCATGCTGGGACCTTTCGTCTGGATGGTGCTCACTTCCTTCAAGGCACCCTCTGAGGTCCAGCAGTGGCCCCCGAAGTTCTACACGAAGAACTTCTCTTTTTCCCGTGACGTGAAGGTGATCTTGAAACCGGGTGTTCAGAAGGTATCCAGGGGTGTCAGCCTGAGAGAGGCCTATGCACTGAGGGTGGGAAAGGAAAACCTCCTGACCCTTACGGTGAACGATGACCCGTTCTACAGAGGAACGATGACGATACCTCTGAAAGGAGCAAGATACACAACGAAAGTGGATGTTGAGAAAGTCAGAGAGCTTGCCTCAAAGTCTCCCGTTGAGTTTTCCTGGAGCACGCCGGAGGAGTTCTTCGAGCAGTTCTTCATTCACTACAGGAGTGGGGCAGATCCGTACTTTCAGAGGGCGAAGTTGATAAACAAAGTTCTGGGTTCGATAGAAAGCTCGCTGAAAACGATCTCCCAGATCGAAAGGTTCATAAACCTGAGGATAAAAGACAGCGTGGAGAAGGAAAGATTCCGTTCGTTTCTCGAGGCCAAAAAAGAAGAACTTTCCGTACTCCGAGAGAATGTAGAGAAGATGAAGGCGGGAAGCACGCTCATCCTTTCCGATGATGAGATAAGGGCTCTTTATACAATACTGAAGGGTGTGAACCTCGTGTACACCGGAAACAATCCCCTCGTTTCCGTGTACGAAAAGAGGGTGGTCCTTCCCCTCGAAGAAGTGAAAAGAAACATCTCCTACTACCTCGAGGTCAACGGGTTCTTCCAGAGCATTCAGAACCTCACAGTTGAGAAGAACATCGTTGCAAGAGTGATGAGCGAAAAAGAAAGAGAAGAGCTCTTTTTGAAGAAGATAGAAGGCTTCCCAGACAGAGAAATCGTCGAGAAGCTCTTGAGGGAATCGAAAAAGAACCTCGTGGAAAGCTACGTGTCGTTGAAAGAAAAAGAGATCTCAGAAAAGTACCACGTTGATCTTCTCACCATAGCCACGTTGAAGCCTGTCATCTCCTCTCTGATCAGCCTGGCTCAGGAAAACGGCATCGAAGAAGAAGACTTCTCCACAATGCTGAAGAAACTGGACACCACTCTTCCTGAAAGCACCACCTACAGAATTTTGAAGTCAAAGCTTTCCCAGCTTGATCTGAGCGGAGAAGTGCTCGACGCGGTCGCATGTTATCTCAGAAGCGTTGCCCTTCTCAGAAAGGCGTACGAAGATGCCATGAGTTCATGGAAGATCGTGGATGCTCCAGGTTTTGTGAAGGAGGTCCGGGTGAAAGACGGCGAGGTCATAGAAATCCTCCTTGAAGGTGTTCCTGCTGTCTTTTTGAATGACGAGCCCATGAATTCCGTGAGGCTCAGGTTCTCCTTCCTCGAAGTGCTGGCGAACATCTTCCAGAACTACGTCGATGCGTGGAACGCCGCTCCGTTTCCGAGGTACTACTTCAACACCTTCTTCGTTGCCTCTGCAACGACCTTGCTCGAGGTGTTCACTGCGTCCCTTGCCGCGTACGCCTTCTCGTGGATGGTCTTTCCGGGAAGGGATTTCATATTTGGACTTTTTCTTGCCACGATGATGATTCCAGGTGAAGTGTTACTTGTTCCCAACTTCATCACGATATCGAAACTCGGCTGGATAGACACCTACTACGCCCTGATCGTTCCGTGGATCGTCAGTGTCTTCGCCATATTCCTTTTGAGACAGCACTTTTTGACCATTCCAGGAGAGCTTTTCGACGCAGCGAAGATAGATGGGTGCTCTCACTGGAGGTTCCTCTGGCAAATAGTTGTGCCACTCAGCAGACCCGCTGTCATAACCTCTGCCCTCCTCAAGTTCGTTGGAAGCTGGAACGCTTTCCTGTGGGTTTTGATCGTGACGAACAGTGAGGAGTACAGGACGCTCCCCGTGGGACTTCAGGCGTTCAGTTCCGATGTGGGAACGCAATACAATCTCCTCATGGCAGCGGCCACGTTCTCGATTCTCCCCGTGGTGATCCTGTTCATATTCACCCAGAAGTACTTCATCCAGGGAATCGCAAGAACTGGACTGAAATGA